In Euwallacea fornicatus isolate EFF26 chromosome 23, ASM4011564v1, whole genome shotgun sequence, the DNA window GTGCGTCAATGTCAATATCAGCTGACAACTACCAAATGTAAATCGCGTTACGAATTTCTCATAttccactaaaaaaaaaaaattattaaaaaaaattgcgtttttgacatagaaaaaattctcagtttgtcaaaaaaaatagtgCAATTGGCATGCAAATGGTATCTAAATCTGTTGTTTTCAAAGGTATTACACTGGTTTCCGATTTAAAACTGCGGTGCCTTCAATACAATAACTTTTTCATGACCTTATTTCCCAAGGTAAGAGAAATTTTCGTTTCGTTCTAAGTGATGCTTGGATGGTTACTCAGTtaaaaagtatgtttttttttctattgctAAAGCTATTGGTTTCCTCTAGTCTTCTGTATGACGCATAAATTTCTTTTGGCATTGGGTTTATGCAGTGACATTAGATTTCTCCTTGATTACTTTGCCAAAATACCTAGAATAATATTCAATCTCAGATTCAACTATTTATGGCTAAATCTGGTTCAAGTGATCACGATGAACTCAATATTTTGCATTGTTTGTTGTGTCTAAGGTATTCCAGTTGCCTCCAAGATGTGTTTAAATAGGCCCTAAGATAGTGGTTTGTGTTGCCACCATCCTGAAACATACAACGCAACAACATCCTACAAGCTCTTCATACCCAcataagaaacaaaaataaccatAAGTTTAAAAGTactatgcaatttttttttgctttcaggTATAGTGCTTTCACCTCAGAAGAACTATCCCCTTTTGTAGTTGATTTCTAGTCAAAGATactatgaaattttcatgacAGAACATAGTGGAAGTTGGCACAGGATAATAAATTATCTTGAAAATGAGTGAAAGCGAGAAGAAATGGGCCTGTGATTACTGCACTTATGAGAATTATCCATCTGCTATCAAATGTACCATGTGCCGGGGTGCTCGACCTTTTGAGAACATTTATCACTTACATGGTAAGCTATAAGATTAGTTCAAGCTACTACAGTAATTTGCCAGTAATTCAGTTTAGCATAACAATGATTAATCAGTACTGCATTGTTGACATATCAGATTTGACAGATGAATGATAGTCTCGCAATAATAATACATGTTTTTTAACTTGCTTTAGGTGACAGAGAAGACAGATGTTCTCCCGTGGGTGCAGCAGCTTCGGGGGAGGTAAAAAAGTCAAAAGGAAAACCTCAATGTGAAAATTGTACCAACTTGAATTGCTTGTCTGGTACTAGGTAAGATTTCAATCAACCTTAAGATTCAAGAATCACTAGGGTGCAATGGATATTAAACTTAacgttcattttaaataattcagctGCACGAGCCTATCTGTGTCAGCAGCCAACATCCATGAATACATACAACCTCTCCGAATATGTCAGAATTCCGACCTGGCCCAGAGTTTATCTAGGAATAGTAGTCCACCAtctagtttaattaatttagaaaataataggAGGTCGTCTCAGAGCAAGTGGATGTGCCAGGTATTGATTCAGTCAGTTACATATTATTGATAAgggaattttggaaaataaatagatGTCCCATTtaactttacaattttttccctgTTACAAAAATATGACTATAAATACGCAAAATTTTGACTCTAACTGATGTTGCTGTGAAAATGagttaatataatttaatattaaaaattatgttccaTAATTTGTATTTAGATGTGTACTTACGAAAATTGGCCCAGAGCAGCCAAATGTGCAATGTGTGGAACAGCAAATAATCATCGATCCCAAGCTTCTAGTCTTATAATGCCCCCTTCACCTGATCGGAACTTATCTATAGAGGACATCAACCAGGAGGACAGGTATCTGAGTGCAGCCAGCGGTATATAATATCACTCATCGTCAAAATATCCCAATATGTTTATTCATTTGTTTATAGATTTATCCCAGAACAACTCAGAGTCTGACCGCAGACTGAGGCAAATGCGCCGTAACGCTGATTGGAATTGGTTAAACGCGTGTTTAGGAGTAATCAACGGCGATCCCAACCCTGTGGAGGCTTATCTCAGCTCCGGTGGAGACCCCGCACGGACCCTTACAGCTTCGGAGTGCGCTCTGCTCAATCGAAATTCTGCTTTCGATGTGGGACACACTTTAGTACATTTAGCAATAAGGTGTGATAAAGACAACTTACTGTGGAAAGTGCTTTTGCTAATAGTGACCTTCAAGATTCCAGAGAGAAGATTTATTGGCAGTCCTGTTGTCTCAGATAGAGGGTTCCGGCGGATCTGGGATTAAAAGGGTTCCCAGTTATGTGGCCCCAGATTTGGCCGCCGATATCCGGAGGCACTTTGCCACGACGCTCAGACAGAGGAAAGGCAACTTTTCTTGTCACTACGTCACCGAATTTCCGACCTTTACTTTGCCAGCAGGTAATTATTTTGCCACCGTTTGATaggctgattttttttaagttctaagtaaatttttcagaGGTCGACACCCTTCCTTTGCCCGTTCAAGAGCAGTTGATGGCAGAATTGTTAGACAAGGACGCACAGGAAGAGCTGGAGGCTGGCGATGCGGCTGTGATAAATTGGGCGATAGGAGCCGGCGTTTGTCGGTTACACGCCTTATGGAATAGGTTAGTTTACAATGACGGAACTAGAAAAATTTTCCGTATCATTGAGgtcattaaaaaacttttttttagatcTGCAGGGGATTGTCTGCTTGACAGTGTAATGCAAGCAACTTGGGGTGTATTCGATAGAGAAAACACGTTGAGGAGAGCTTTAGCTGAAAGTCTTGTACATGGCGGGCACGCGTAAGTATCTACGGgagaaattaaacaattaaactaCACGATAAACGCAAACGTATATGAAGGTCCTAAACGGAAAACGGACCCTGTCATGTTTGACAAAGTTACCTAATATATGAATCTGAAGTAATCTCAAACTTAGTCTTCCGTTTGATATTTATGCCCTTTTGGGGAAATGTGCATACGTTCAATGTCttgctttaaatatttatcaaatacGTCGttaataagttaaaaataaagatcTGTCACCACCTCAATTTTGCAGGTTTTATCCGAGATGGAAAGAATACGAATCATCTCACGCGTCCTTCTTGCAATATTCACTAGAGGAGGCTCAATGGGAGGAAGATTGGAGTAGTTTAGTCGCACTGGCAGCTCAGCCCGGTTCCAGTCTCGAACAGTTGCATGTATTCGCACTGGCGCATATATTAAGGAGGCCCATTGTGGTTTATGGAGTTAAGGTAAcacaaaatacaatatttactgtaaaaccttgaaaaatacaaatataattgttttgtaaataattatgtaCATCATGCAGCCGAAAATACGTTAAACGGAACTCTCCAAGCTTGGAATCTACTTGGCTAGCCCTATAAAACACTACCTTTTGGTGATACAACGTAAATTAGCTTATTCTTTTCTTTCAGGTAGTAAAATCTTTTAGAGGCGAAGCTTTATGTCCCGCCCGGTTCGAGGGTGTTTACTTACCACTATTGTGGGAACCCAGCTTTTGTTCTCGCAGTCCTATAGCTTTAGGCTACACTCGCGGTCATTTTTCCGCTCTGGTACCGGTCGAGCCCACCTCAAATATGAGGCCGAGGGCGTCGTTGTTGCCGCTCATCGATCGCGATAGGAAACCGTTGCCAATTCATTTCTTGCTCGAGGCAGAGGTAAGTTGTCAAGTGTGCAACAGAtcaggaaataaataatagtaatatAATCGAGAGGTCGATGTGAAAGACCATCCCCGCGTTTTGACGTATGGTTGTTTTGTTCCATAGTCAGGACCTGGGTACCCATCTGTGGCAAACTTTTTCGTTCACCTATACCTCAATTAGTGTTAGTGACATCGCACTAATctataatcaataaaaataaaatatgtgcGGCACTTCTTTCAATAATTCttcaatttaactttttgCTCTTACTCTGAAGTCGAAAAAATATCGACCTATGAAACACTGTTGGGACGCGTCGTAGATATTCGCATATATGAACactttgtgtttttctttccAAGTTGGGAAGGGAAGAAGCCATCTTACGGCAATGGCTGGACGTAACCGAAACAGAGGATGGAATTTTAGTAGCTCAACAGCCTTTACACAAACGACCGCTCTTGGTGGCGCAGATGTGCGAGGAATGGCTTAATCATTATCGACGTATCATGTGAGTACTTTCTTGCAATAACCGCGTTGTCGTGGCAGTCCATTTACTTATCATCTCTTGCGTCAGTCAGATGAGTTCGGCCCCATTTGCCAGACCAGTTCCTATTCAAGACTATTCTAGCGAAGGCGATACCGACTGCGAATAACTCACACCACCGAAACTTTTTTAAGCTAATAGAAGAATGCTTTAACAAATGCACAACCGGTCAATTAACCAATAGGCAGGTCtacacttttttatttattatggaaATGATAGTTTGGAGGACATACAATCACTTAATGAGcgttaaaatgttaaaaatgctTGTACTTTccaaatatatcaaaaataacgAGGCCACCAAAGAATACTCTAGCGTTTTGACGCCACAGAGCTTATCTGATTAATTATACCGATGAGCCAAAACATGGTTTCCTTCAActctttcttaatttttgttaacgtGATTCCAAATTTATCGATTGGCCTTGTTAAAATCGATCATACCACTTTGTGACGTTCATTATCGCACTTTCGtgagaatttttattgttcttcTGGGTTTTTCCCATGGaacgagatatttaatttttatgaaactgTACACGTCATCtgttctaataattttataatgtttaaataaaatttaatctatTTGTGGACCTTCCTATTGCAACACATAGACTATATATGTCGATCTATTGGCGGGTGGTTCTAACtcatttttgtttgtcttATATTACGCGAAAATTGCGATCGATATGGTGGAAAATTGGCTAAGATTAATGattgttaagaaaaatatgCCAAAATACATTCAAGATTATTATAACCACTTTTGTGCATTGCTCTTAAATGAACCAGGAAGGTTAACGTTTAAATGAAGTTTGAAAAAACGTGTAATGCATACGCGAAGTCATCTGAATGTACCGGCGAAACTCTCTTCCCTAAAAGTAGTGGGTAAAGAGGTTAGAAGATCTGTTAAGAAccaaaattgcaatattttaatgcTGCAATAATCTCTGCGTCTCCTCTAACTGGTCCAGAAGCATCTCAAAGCTACTTTACAATATGAAATTGTATAGTTACTTTGAGGTATTCTCAACTGGCAAGactcaatatttttgtcagAGCCATGGCGTTTTGTTCCACTATATACGCCATCGATATCACATTGACGCAGATCTGGTGCCCATTACAGTATACAGAAAAACTTGCGaccacatttatttttatttttttctttaacgttaatatataaattttcatagCGCATTTTGGTTTCTTGCTACTCCAGTTTCTCGATTTTCTGTAAGCAATCGCTTAAACAAATACATGAAAGATAACTTGAATAGGTGATGGTTGATTGATCACGATGATGTGAGTGTTCCTTATATTTCGAAGTAAACCACAGAATTTCCACCGTTGGCTTGAGcagaaaaagtaaattaattaaacttgttATTGAATTTACACTTATAGCGTTAAATACAATTTCCGGTGGGATTCGTTGAGagccaatttttttaatttagtcaCTTAAATCAGATTGGTTAATTTCATATGTGAAGTACAaagtaaaatataatatatatgtatatatatatattacattttacatatgaaatacatatatattgtTAGATAtgtaatatatatgtatatagtatatacagggtgtttcctaagtattctaaaatatttcacgGGGCGATTGCCTAactcaaaacataaaaaaaacttatatgaTCATAGGTCCGCAAATGCTTCGTTTGCACGATGCAGGAcgttaaaaattactatttgttTTCCGCAATATGTATCGGTTTGgagggaaaaaaatcaataatattgCTGTGttagtaaaaaatgcaacattATGAGAAGGAAAGAATATGATAGAATAAACAATTGAGTTATACTAAagaaattgctaaaaatgACCTCTATTGGCCGTTACACATCCTTCAATTCGTCGCCTAAAAGATTCCTGCACTTGTCCAAAGATATCACggatattattgaaaacttgtaACATCCGGTTCCGCAGTTCATGTTAAGTGGCAATTGGAGTAATGTGTACTAGCTGCTTCAGGTGCCCTTAAAAATAGGAATCCAAAGGACTTAAATCCGGTGATCGCGGTGGCCAAAGCTCAGGAACTCCTCGTCCAATACAACAATTTGGAAATGTATTGTCCAGGTGCTTTCGAAGCTGTAAGGCAAATTAAGAAGGCGCTTCATCATACGTAAACCAGAAACAGAACGTAGTTTCAAATCACACATCTTCAAGAAATTCAGGTAAAACATTTATAAGAAATTGGTAATAGGAGTCACCGTTCACAGTTGATGCGGAAGAAAATATGGTCCAGTCAACAGCTTCCCAATGATTCCACCTCATACATTGAGTGAAAACGTTACTGGGTGTTTTGCTTCTGATATGACATGAAGATTTTCCTATGCCCAAATATGATTGttatgaaagtttttactATCATGTCGTGAACAAAATTCTgactgaaaaattttgaatgttaaCGATTCTCTTAAGATGCCACTGACACCAATCCGAGAGGGTAATCGTGAGATAAAAAAACCTGAACACGTTGGACATGGTAAAGATATAGCTAATTTTCCTTTAGGATGGTCCAAATCGTTTTGGAGTAACATGAAAGTCGTTAACATTTCTTCTGGTACTAGTACTTTGTGCGTCTTCTACAGCGTGAAGAACAGTTTCCTCCAATTCGGGGGCCTTAACTGAACGTGGTATGCcagcaatatttttacttcTCACAAATTAATCTCTTGTAAACAGCGATGAAGTTGTGTGAAAGTATCTGAATGTGGCAAATGTCTTTCTAGGTATCGTTTAGTGTAATGGCGCCGTGCTTGTAAGGAAATTCCACTTGCAAGTCCATAACAAAAATGCATTTGGgtcatttcttcatttgtAAAGGTTGCTACAATTATGGATTAAACAACAAGAAATTAATCTGTTAAGCAAAATActtcaattaaaattcgaaCAGAGTTTAACACTTGATCCACATTTACGGTAACTTGGAA includes these proteins:
- the trbd gene encoding ubiquitin thioesterase trabid isoform X2, coding for MSESEKKWACDYCTYENYPSAIKCTMCRGARPFENIYHLHGDREDRCSPVGAAASGEVKKSKGKPQCENCTNLNCLSGTSCTSLSVSAANIHEYIQPLRICQNSDLAQSLSRNSSPPSSLINLENNRRSSQSKWMCQMCTYENWPRAAKCAMCGTANNHRSQASSLIMPPSPDRNLSIEDINQEDRYLSAASDLSQNNSESDRRLRQMRRNADWNWLNACLGVINGDPNPVEAYLSSGGDPARTLTASECALLNRNSAFDVGHTLVHLAIRFQREDLLAVLLSQIEGSGGSGIKRVPSYVAPDLAADIRRHFATTLRQRKGNFSCHYVTEFPTFTLPAEVDTLPLPVQEQLMAELLDKDAQEELEAGDAAVINWAIGAGVCRLHALWNRSAGDCLLDSVMQATWGVFDRENTLRRALAESLVHGGHAFYPRWKEYESSHASFLQYSLEEAQWEEDWSSLVALAAQPGSSLEQLHVFALAHILRRPIVVYGVKVVKSFRGEALCPARFEGVYLPLLWEPSFCSRSPIALGYTRGHFSALVPVEPTSNMRPRASLLPLIDRDRKPLPIHFLLEAELGREEAILRQWLDVTETEDGILVAQQPLHKRPLLVAQMCEEWLNHYRRII
- the trbd gene encoding ubiquitin thioesterase trabid isoform X1 — protein: MSESEKKWACDYCTYENYPSAIKCTMCRGARPFENIYHLHGDREDRCSPVGAAASGEVKKSKGKPQCENCTNLNCLSGTSCTSLSVSAANIHEYIQPLRICQNSDLAQSLSRNSSPPSSLINLENNRRSSQSKWMCQMCTYENWPRAAKCAMCGTANNHRSQASSLIMPPSPDRNLSIEDINQEDRYLSAASDLSQNNSESDRRLRQMRRNADWNWLNACLGVINGDPNPVEAYLSSGGDPARTLTASECALLNRNSAFDVGHTLVHLAIRFQREDLLAVLLSQIEGSGGSGIKRVPSYVAPDLAADIRRHFATTLRQRKGNFSCHYVTEFPTFTLPAEVDTLPLPVQEQLMAELLDKDAQEELEAGDAAVINWAIGAGVCRLHALWNRSAGDCLLDSVMQATWGVFDRENTLRRALAESLVHGGHAFYPRWKEYESSHASFLQYSLEEAQWEEDWSSLVALAAQPGSSLEQLHVFALAHILRRPIVVYGVKVVKSFRGEALCPARFEGVYLPLLWEPSFCSRSPIALGYTRGHFSALVPVEPTSNMRPRASLLPLIDRDRKPLPIHFLLEAELGREEAILRQWLDVTETEDGILVAQQPLHKRPLLVAQMCEEWLNHYRRIIQMSSAPFARPVPIQDYSSEGDTDCE